One Paraburkholderia kururiensis DNA window includes the following coding sequences:
- the cysD gene encoding sulfate adenylyltransferase subunit CysD: MSTTLDSAVAAPLPNTANRMDHLDWLEAESIHILRELVAECSKPALLFSGGKDSVVVLHLALKAFGLGANRKTSLPFPLVHIDTGHNYDEVIDFRDRRAQEIGAQLVVGHVEDSIRRGTVRLRRETDSRNAAQAVTLLETIEAHGFTAMIGGARRDEEKARAKERIFSFRDEFGQWDPKAQRPELWSLYNARLHAGEHLRVFPISNWTELDVWQYIAREGLELPSIYYAHQREIVRRNGLLVPVTPLTPMREGETSETALVRFRTVGDISCTCPVESDADNVEKIIAETAVTEITERGATRMDDQTSEAAMEQRKKQGYF, from the coding sequence ATGAGCACGACGCTCGATTCCGCTGTTGCCGCGCCGCTTCCGAATACGGCGAACCGCATGGACCATCTCGACTGGCTCGAAGCCGAGTCGATCCACATCCTGCGCGAGCTGGTTGCCGAGTGCAGCAAGCCGGCGCTGCTGTTCTCGGGCGGCAAGGACTCGGTCGTGGTGCTCCACCTCGCGTTGAAGGCGTTCGGCCTGGGCGCGAATCGCAAGACGTCGCTGCCGTTCCCGCTCGTGCACATCGACACGGGCCACAACTACGACGAAGTGATCGACTTCCGCGACCGCCGCGCGCAAGAAATCGGCGCGCAACTCGTGGTCGGGCACGTCGAAGACTCGATTCGCCGCGGCACGGTGCGTCTGCGTCGCGAAACGGATTCGCGCAACGCGGCGCAGGCCGTCACGCTGCTCGAGACCATTGAAGCGCACGGCTTCACGGCGATGATCGGCGGCGCGCGCCGCGACGAAGAGAAGGCCCGCGCGAAGGAGCGCATCTTCTCGTTCCGCGACGAATTCGGCCAATGGGATCCGAAGGCGCAGCGCCCGGAACTGTGGAGCCTCTACAACGCGCGCCTGCACGCGGGCGAACACCTGCGCGTGTTCCCGATCTCGAACTGGACCGAACTCGACGTGTGGCAATACATCGCGCGCGAAGGGCTCGAACTGCCGTCCATCTACTACGCGCATCAACGCGAGATCGTGCGCCGCAACGGCCTGCTCGTGCCCGTCACGCCGCTCACGCCGATGCGCGAAGGCGAGACGAGCGAAACGGCGCTCGTGCGTTTTCGCACCGTGGGCGACATCAGCTGCACGTGCCCCGTGGAAAGCGATGCCGACAACGTCGAGAAGATCATCGCGGAGACCGCGGTGACCGAGATCACCGAACGCGGCGCGACGCGGATGGACGACCAGACCTCCGAAGCCGCGATGGAACAGCGCAAGAAGCAAGGTTATTTCTGA
- a CDS encoding CysB family HTH-type transcriptional regulator — MNLHQFRFVREAVRQNFNLTEAAKALYTSQPGVSKAIIELEDELGVEIFTRHGKRVRSLTEPGRIILASVERILQEVETLKRVGKDYAAQDQGNLIIAATHTQARYSLPAAIAEFKRRFPKVHLSILQGSPTQVAELVLRDQADLAIATEAIAGYKDLVSLPCFQWHHVAVMPPDHPLLARKSLSLDDLAQFPLITYDNAFAGRSRIDQAFQLRGLSPDIVLEAIDADVIKTYVELGLGVGIMADIAFNPERDRQLRAMPVGHLFGGNVTRVALKQGAYLRSYVYTLVELLSPSLNRRLVEQALKGEHETYEL, encoded by the coding sequence ATGAACCTGCACCAGTTCCGCTTCGTCCGCGAGGCGGTCCGCCAGAACTTCAACCTCACCGAAGCCGCCAAGGCGCTGTATACAAGCCAGCCGGGCGTCTCGAAGGCGATCATCGAGCTGGAGGACGAGCTGGGCGTGGAAATCTTCACGCGCCACGGCAAGCGGGTGCGCTCCCTTACGGAGCCGGGCCGCATCATACTCGCCTCCGTGGAGCGGATCCTGCAGGAGGTGGAGACGCTCAAGCGCGTCGGCAAGGACTACGCCGCCCAGGACCAGGGCAACCTGATCATCGCCGCCACCCACACGCAGGCGCGCTACTCGTTGCCGGCCGCCATCGCCGAGTTCAAGCGCCGGTTCCCGAAGGTCCACCTTTCGATTCTGCAAGGCAGTCCCACCCAGGTGGCCGAACTCGTGCTGCGCGATCAGGCCGATCTCGCCATCGCGACGGAAGCCATCGCCGGCTACAAGGACCTGGTGTCGCTGCCGTGCTTCCAGTGGCACCACGTAGCCGTCATGCCGCCCGACCACCCGCTGCTCGCCCGCAAGTCGCTTTCACTCGACGATCTGGCCCAATTTCCGCTCATCACCTACGACAATGCCTTCGCGGGCCGCTCGCGCATCGACCAGGCGTTCCAGCTGCGCGGGCTGTCGCCGGACATCGTGCTCGAAGCCATCGACGCCGACGTCATCAAGACCTACGTCGAGCTGGGGCTCGGCGTGGGCATCATGGCCGACATCGCCTTCAACCCCGAGCGCGACCGCCAGCTGCGGGCCATGCCCGTGGGGCACCTGTTCGGCGGCAACGTGACGCGCGTGGCGCTCAAACAAGGCGCGTACCTGCGCAGCTACGTCTACACGCTCGTCGAGCTGCTCTCGCCCAGCCTGAACCGCCGCCTCGTGGAGCAGGCGCTCAAGGGCGAGCATGAGACGTACGAACTGTGA
- a CDS encoding ABC transporter substrate-binding protein, which yields MTSFKPLRALARAAAASCVVSCALAATAARADIKVGIDLSSTGPAAAIGITSKNAMLMWPKTIAGQNAQYIVLDDGSDPGAAVRNIRKLINEDHVDVIVGPNITPAALAALDPVAESQTPMITLIGSASVVEPQEGKRVWAYKMAQTDRAMADVMTRYMANHNVKTVGFIGFADSYGDSWLSEFTKFAELRHIQVVATERYNRTDASVTGQVLKLMAARPDAVLIAGAGTPTVLPQRTLVERGFKGPIYQTHGIATPEFIKLGGKDVEGTLFPTQPVVVARTLPADHPAKKAALAFVNAYEAKYGPGTVTQFAGDAAGVYPRLEDAVTRALKTAQPGTTEFRVALRNELEHAHELVVPNGVVNTSAKDHVGLDQRASVMGIIRGGKFVYLSQ from the coding sequence ATGACGTCGTTCAAGCCCCTGCGTGCGCTGGCCCGTGCGGCCGCCGCTTCGTGTGTCGTGTCCTGCGCGCTGGCCGCCACGGCTGCCCGCGCGGACATCAAGGTCGGCATCGACCTCTCGAGCACCGGCCCCGCGGCCGCCATCGGCATCACGAGCAAGAACGCCATGCTGATGTGGCCGAAGACCATCGCCGGCCAGAACGCGCAGTACATCGTGCTCGACGACGGCTCCGACCCCGGCGCCGCCGTGCGCAACATCCGCAAGCTCATCAACGAAGACCACGTCGACGTGATCGTCGGCCCGAACATCACGCCGGCCGCGCTCGCGGCGCTCGACCCCGTCGCCGAAAGCCAGACGCCGATGATCACGCTGATCGGCTCGGCCTCCGTCGTGGAGCCGCAGGAAGGCAAGCGCGTGTGGGCCTACAAGATGGCGCAGACCGACCGCGCGATGGCCGATGTGATGACCCGCTACATGGCTAACCACAACGTGAAGACGGTGGGCTTCATCGGCTTCGCGGACAGCTACGGCGACAGCTGGCTCAGCGAGTTCACGAAGTTCGCGGAGCTGCGCCACATCCAGGTGGTCGCGACCGAACGCTACAACCGCACGGACGCCAGCGTGACGGGCCAGGTGCTCAAGCTGATGGCCGCCAGGCCCGACGCCGTGCTGATCGCCGGCGCAGGCACGCCGACGGTGCTGCCGCAGCGCACGCTCGTCGAGCGCGGCTTCAAGGGACCGATCTATCAGACACACGGCATCGCCACGCCGGAGTTCATCAAGCTGGGCGGCAAGGACGTGGAAGGCACGCTGTTCCCCACGCAGCCCGTGGTGGTGGCGCGCACGCTGCCTGCGGATCATCCGGCGAAGAAAGCCGCGCTCGCGTTCGTGAACGCGTATGAGGCGAAGTACGGCCCGGGCACGGTGACCCAGTTCGCGGGCGACGCAGCAGGCGTTTATCCGCGCCTCGAAGACGCCGTGACCCGTGCGCTGAAAACGGCCCAACCGGGCACGACCGAATTTCGCGTGGCGTTGCGCAACGAACTGGAGCACGCGCACGAACTCGTGGTGCCCAACGGCGTCGTCAATACGAGCGCGAAAGACCACGTGGGGCTCGACCAGCGCGCGAGCGTGATGGGTATCATCCGCGGCGGCAAGTTCGTGTACCTGAGTCAGTAA
- a CDS encoding rhodanese-like domain-containing protein: protein MQNLTAPALAEWLADSARPAPVLLDVREPWEIQTAQIAGAVSIPMREIPARSEELDDEAQIVCVCHHGARSAQVAMFLESRGFTKVFNLQGGIDAWSRQVDPSVPTY from the coding sequence ATGCAAAACCTGACCGCCCCCGCGCTCGCCGAATGGCTGGCCGACTCCGCCCGCCCCGCGCCCGTGCTGCTCGACGTGCGCGAGCCGTGGGAAATCCAGACAGCGCAGATCGCCGGCGCCGTGTCGATCCCGATGCGCGAGATTCCCGCGCGCAGCGAGGAACTGGACGACGAAGCGCAGATTGTCTGCGTGTGCCACCACGGCGCACGCAGCGCCCAGGTCGCGATGTTCCTCGAGTCGCGCGGCTTCACGAAGGTCTTCAACCTGCAAGGCGGCATCGACGCCTGGTCGCGCCAGGTGGACCCTTCGGTGCCCACTTACTGA
- a CDS encoding protein-L-isoaspartate O-methyltransferase family protein, with translation MNIEQARFNMIEQQIRPWDVLDQDVLNLLSVVKRENFVPAAYANIAFADLEIPLPGGEHMLAPRVEARVLQELAVKKHESVLEIGAGSGYMAALLAHRAQHVLTVDIKPELAELARTNLAANGVLNAEVATGDGARGWPAAAPYDVICVSGGLPVLPQEMLEQLKIGGRLAAFVGVAPVMKAQIITRVDEKQYRIADVFETYIEPLHNAVQPPRFKF, from the coding sequence ATGAACATCGAACAAGCGCGTTTCAACATGATCGAGCAGCAGATTCGCCCCTGGGATGTGCTGGACCAGGACGTGTTGAACCTGCTCTCCGTCGTCAAGCGTGAAAACTTCGTCCCCGCCGCTTACGCGAACATCGCGTTCGCGGACCTCGAAATCCCCCTGCCCGGCGGCGAGCACATGCTGGCGCCGCGCGTGGAAGCGCGCGTGCTGCAGGAACTGGCGGTGAAGAAGCACGAAAGCGTGCTGGAAATCGGCGCGGGCTCGGGCTACATGGCGGCGCTGCTCGCGCATCGCGCCCAGCACGTGCTGACGGTGGACATCAAGCCGGAACTGGCCGAACTCGCGCGTACGAACCTGGCCGCGAACGGCGTGCTGAACGCGGAAGTCGCCACGGGCGACGGCGCGCGCGGCTGGCCGGCAGCGGCGCCCTACGACGTGATCTGCGTCTCGGGCGGCCTGCCCGTGCTGCCGCAGGAAATGCTGGAGCAACTGAAGATCGGCGGCCGGCTCGCGGCATTCGTCGGCGTGGCGCCGGTGATGAAGGCACAGATCATCACGCGCGTCGACGAGAAGCAGTACCGCATTGCCGACGTGTTCGAAACGTACATCGAGCCGCTGCACAACGCCGTCCAGCCGCCGCGATTCAAGTTCTGA
- a CDS encoding nitrite/sulfite reductase, with protein sequence MYQYDQYDQTIVDERVAQYRDQVRRRLSGELSEEEFRPLRLQNGLYMQRHAYMHRIAIPYGNLRSDQLRMLARIAREHDRGYGHFSTRTNIQYNWIKLEETPDLLAKLASVQMHGIQTSGNCIRNITADQFAGVAPDEIVDPRPWAEVLRQWSTFHPEFAWLPRKFKIAVSGSKEDRVAVQIHDLGVYLKKNEAGEVVASILAGGGLGRTPIVGAIIREDLPWQHLLTYCEAVLRVYNRYGRRDNMYKARIKILVKALSPAKFAQQVEEEWQHLKDGPSTLTREEVERVAQYFTPPAYEKLADTDASYEKHLLENRAFARWVERNVRPHRVSGYAAVTLSLKRTGTAPGDATDTQMEAVADWADRFSYGQIRVSHEQNLILADVKKRDLFELWTLAKEQGFATPNIGLLTDIIACPGGDFCSLANAKSIPIAQAIQERFDDLDYVHDLGDLSLNISGCMNSCGHHHVGNIGVLGVDKDGAEWYQVSLGGEQGMGAQGARLGRVIGPSFSAGEMPDVVSSIVDTFVDNRIDGERFIDTYNRIGIAPFKERVYASRQPAHA encoded by the coding sequence ATGTACCAATACGATCAGTACGACCAGACCATCGTCGACGAGCGCGTCGCGCAGTACCGCGACCAGGTTCGCCGCCGGCTGTCGGGCGAATTGAGCGAAGAAGAGTTCCGCCCGCTGCGGCTGCAGAACGGCCTGTACATGCAGCGCCACGCGTACATGCACCGCATCGCCATTCCCTACGGCAACCTGCGCAGCGACCAGCTGCGCATGCTGGCACGCATCGCGCGCGAGCACGACCGCGGCTACGGCCACTTCTCGACGCGCACCAACATCCAGTACAACTGGATCAAGCTCGAAGAGACGCCGGACCTACTCGCGAAGCTCGCCTCGGTGCAGATGCACGGCATCCAGACCTCGGGTAACTGCATCCGCAACATCACGGCCGACCAGTTCGCCGGCGTGGCGCCCGACGAGATCGTCGACCCGCGTCCGTGGGCCGAAGTGCTGCGCCAGTGGTCCACGTTCCACCCCGAATTCGCCTGGCTACCGCGCAAGTTCAAGATTGCCGTGAGCGGCTCGAAGGAAGACCGCGTCGCCGTGCAGATTCACGACCTCGGCGTCTATCTGAAGAAGAACGAGGCGGGCGAAGTGGTGGCCAGCATCCTGGCGGGCGGCGGTCTGGGCCGCACGCCGATCGTCGGCGCCATCATCAGGGAAGACCTGCCCTGGCAGCATCTGCTCACGTACTGCGAGGCCGTGCTGCGCGTCTACAACCGCTACGGGCGCCGCGACAACATGTACAAGGCGCGCATCAAGATTCTCGTGAAGGCGCTCTCGCCCGCGAAGTTCGCGCAGCAGGTGGAAGAGGAGTGGCAGCACCTGAAGGACGGCCCGTCCACGCTCACGCGCGAAGAAGTGGAGCGCGTGGCGCAGTACTTCACGCCGCCCGCCTACGAAAAGCTCGCGGACACGGACGCGTCCTACGAAAAGCATCTGCTCGAGAACCGCGCCTTCGCGCGCTGGGTGGAGCGCAACGTGCGCCCGCATCGCGTGTCCGGCTACGCGGCCGTGACGCTGTCGCTCAAGCGCACCGGCACGGCGCCGGGCGACGCCACGGACACGCAGATGGAAGCCGTGGCCGACTGGGCCGACCGCTTCTCGTACGGCCAGATCCGCGTCTCGCACGAGCAGAACCTGATTCTCGCGGACGTGAAAAAGCGCGATCTGTTCGAGCTGTGGACCCTCGCGAAAGAGCAGGGCTTCGCCACGCCGAACATCGGTCTGCTGACCGACATCATCGCGTGCCCGGGCGGCGACTTCTGCTCGCTCGCGAACGCGAAGTCGATTCCGATCGCGCAGGCCATCCAGGAGCGCTTCGACGACCTCGACTACGTGCACGACCTCGGCGACCTGTCGCTCAACATCTCGGGCTGCATGAATTCGTGCGGCCACCATCACGTCGGCAACATCGGCGTGCTGGGCGTCGACAAGGACGGCGCCGAGTGGTACCAGGTGTCGCTCGGCGGCGAGCAGGGCATGGGCGCGCAAGGCGCGCGCCTTGGCCGCGTGATCGGCCCGTCGTTCTCGGCCGGCGAAATGCCGGACGTGGTGTCGAGCATCGTCGATACGTTCGTCGACAACCGCATCGACGGCGAGCGTTTCATCGACACCTACAACCGCATCGGCATCGCGCCGTTCAAGGAGCGCGTCTACGCGTCGCGCCAGCCGGCTCACGCGTAA
- a CDS encoding DUF934 domain-containing protein, whose protein sequence is MAWIIRNRAVAEDNWTVVRPAEDGSLPAVDALPAGKVLVPLALWKSERAALSAARSAAELGVWLAPDSEPADIAGDFEHIALIGIDFPVFRDGRGYSIARLLRERYGYKGELRAIGDVLRDQLNYLSRCGFDSFAVRADKDIHDALNAFTEFTVQYQSAVDTPLPLFRRREAGAAASTAAAKAGA, encoded by the coding sequence ATGGCCTGGATCATCAGAAACCGCGCGGTAGCCGAAGACAACTGGACGGTGGTGCGTCCCGCCGAAGACGGCTCGCTGCCCGCCGTGGACGCGCTGCCGGCCGGCAAGGTGCTCGTGCCGCTCGCGCTGTGGAAGAGCGAGCGCGCCGCGCTGAGCGCTGCACGTTCCGCAGCCGAACTTGGCGTGTGGCTCGCGCCCGATAGCGAACCCGCCGACATCGCCGGCGACTTCGAACATATCGCGCTCATCGGCATCGACTTTCCGGTGTTTCGCGACGGCCGCGGCTATTCGATCGCGCGGCTTCTGCGCGAGCGCTACGGCTACAAGGGCGAACTGCGCGCCATCGGCGACGTGCTGCGCGACCAGCTCAACTACCTTTCGCGCTGCGGCTTCGATTCGTTCGCGGTGCGCGCCGACAAGGACATCCACGACGCGCTGAACGCGTTCACGGAATTCACGGTGCAGTACCAGTCCGCCGTCGATACGCCGCTGCCGCTGTTCCGTCGCCGTGAGGCTGGCGCGGCTGCCTCGACAGCCGCGGCGAAGGCGGGCGCATGA
- a CDS encoding sulfate adenylyltransferase subunit 1 translates to MSTAIHQPEDLGVLRFITAGSVDDGKSTLIGRLLYDSKAVLSDQLSALSRAKNKRTVGDEIDLSLLTDGLEAEREQGITIDVAYRYFATAKRKFIIADTPGHEQYTRNMVTGASTAHAAIILIDATRVTFENGEAQLLPQTKRHSAIVKLLGLQHVIVAINKMDLVDFSEARFNEIRDAYVALARQLGLADVRFVPVSALKGDNIVTASERMPWYAGEPLLDVLEALPVEQAAGDALRFPVQWVARQDGSSADDFRGYMGRVEAGEVKVGDTIVVLPAGREATVAEIIAPVPGGTAAVERAFAGQTVTIRLGEDVDVSRGDTFVLRTDAPTPAKKLEADLCWFDEEPLSPQRKYLLKQTTTTVFARIGAVKQVLDVHTLSHATDRADLAMNDIGRVALTLQKPIVCDTYDAHPGTGAFVLIDEATHHTVAAGMIRAFSA, encoded by the coding sequence ATGAGCACCGCAATCCACCAGCCTGAAGACCTCGGCGTGCTGCGTTTCATCACGGCAGGCAGCGTCGACGACGGCAAGAGCACGCTGATCGGCCGCCTGCTTTACGACAGCAAGGCCGTGCTGTCGGACCAGCTCTCCGCGCTGTCACGCGCGAAGAACAAGCGCACCGTGGGCGACGAGATCGATCTCTCGCTGCTGACGGACGGCCTCGAAGCCGAGCGCGAGCAGGGCATCACGATCGACGTCGCGTATCGCTACTTCGCCACGGCCAAGCGCAAGTTCATCATCGCCGACACGCCGGGCCACGAGCAGTACACGCGCAACATGGTGACGGGCGCCTCCACGGCGCACGCGGCCATCATTCTGATCGACGCCACGCGCGTCACGTTCGAAAACGGCGAGGCGCAACTGCTGCCGCAAACGAAGCGCCACAGCGCTATTGTGAAGCTGCTCGGTCTGCAGCACGTGATCGTCGCGATCAACAAGATGGACCTCGTCGATTTCAGCGAAGCGCGCTTCAACGAAATCCGCGACGCCTACGTGGCGCTTGCGCGGCAACTGGGTCTTGCCGATGTGCGCTTCGTGCCGGTGTCGGCGCTCAAGGGCGACAACATCGTGACCGCGAGCGAGCGCATGCCGTGGTACGCGGGCGAGCCGCTGCTCGACGTGCTCGAAGCGCTGCCCGTGGAGCAGGCCGCGGGCGACGCGCTGCGTTTCCCGGTGCAGTGGGTGGCGCGCCAGGACGGCAGCAGCGCCGACGACTTCCGCGGCTACATGGGTCGCGTGGAAGCCGGCGAGGTGAAGGTGGGCGATACGATCGTCGTGCTGCCGGCGGGCCGCGAGGCGACGGTTGCCGAGATCATCGCGCCGGTGCCCGGCGGCACGGCGGCGGTGGAGCGCGCGTTCGCGGGCCAGACCGTCACGATTCGCCTTGGCGAAGACGTGGACGTCTCGCGCGGCGACACGTTCGTGCTGCGTACCGATGCGCCCACGCCCGCGAAGAAGCTCGAAGCCGACCTCTGCTGGTTCGACGAAGAGCCGCTCTCGCCGCAGCGCAAGTACCTGCTCAAGCAGACCACGACCACCGTGTTCGCGCGCATCGGCGCCGTGAAGCAGGTACTCGACGTGCACACGCTCTCGCACGCAACCGACCGCGCCGATCTCGCGATGAACGACATCGGCCGCGTGGCGCTCACGCTGCAAAAGCCGATCGTCTGCGATACCTACGACGCGCATCCGGGCACGGGCGCGTTCGTGCTGATCGACGAAGCGACTCACCATACCGTGGCCGCTGGCATGATCCGTGCGTTTTCTGCCTGA
- a CDS encoding phosphoadenylyl-sulfate reductase, which produces MSTATNVANAAGAARQAPTPELAAKIARLDALLDSIAARHERVKFASSLAAEDMLLTHAILSRGVSIGIFSLNTGRLHAETLGMIDRVRERYGYEIEQFHPQQAAVDEYAAAHGLNAFYESVELRKRCCEIRKVEPLNRALADVSAWVTGQRREQSVTRAELHEEEHDGARNIAKYNPLADWTEADVWAYLRAFDVPVNPLHARGYPSIGCEPCTRAVRPGEDSRAGRWWWESRDTKECGLHITIPIATASENASA; this is translated from the coding sequence ATGAGCACCGCGACGAACGTGGCCAACGCCGCTGGCGCCGCACGGCAAGCCCCGACGCCCGAACTCGCCGCGAAGATTGCGCGACTCGACGCGCTGCTCGATTCCATCGCCGCGCGCCACGAGCGCGTCAAGTTCGCGAGCAGCCTCGCGGCCGAAGACATGCTGCTCACGCACGCCATCCTCTCGCGCGGCGTGTCGATCGGCATCTTCTCGCTCAACACGGGGCGCCTGCATGCGGAAACGCTGGGCATGATCGATCGCGTGCGCGAGCGCTACGGCTACGAGATCGAGCAGTTTCATCCGCAACAGGCCGCCGTCGACGAATACGCGGCCGCGCACGGACTCAACGCCTTCTACGAGAGCGTGGAACTGCGCAAGCGCTGCTGCGAGATTCGCAAGGTGGAGCCGCTCAACCGCGCGCTGGCGGACGTTTCCGCCTGGGTGACGGGCCAGCGGCGCGAGCAGTCGGTGACGCGCGCGGAACTGCACGAGGAAGAGCACGACGGGGCGCGTAATATTGCGAAGTACAACCCGCTCGCGGACTGGACCGAAGCCGACGTCTGGGCTTATCTGCGAGCCTTCGATGTGCCGGTGAATCCGCTGCACGCACGCGGCTACCCGAGCATCGGCTGCGAGCCGTGCACGCGCGCCGTGCGTCCCGGCGAAGACAGCCGCGCGGGACGCTGGTGGTGGGAGTCGCGCGACACGAAGGAATGCGGCCTGCACATCACCATTCCGATTGCGACGGCGAGCGAAAACGCTTCCGCCTGA